Within the Platichthys flesus chromosome 8, fPlaFle2.1, whole genome shotgun sequence genome, the region TGTCAAACTATGATTTTTATTGAATTTCTCAAAATTTTCTGAGTGACTAGACCGTTGATGGATAAAGAATATCATTTATAATTAAGTGTAAGAAGCAAAAttgattatttatctatttattatgtgtttttttttgcagggttAAGACAATCAAAGGCCACATACAAGGGCCTCCACTGTACAGTTTCCTTTCCCAGAGTGTGACCCGTCTGCACGACGTCACCAATGCGACCATGGGAAATAGCAGTAAATAGGCTGCCACCAACAGCCCCCTTAAACCCAAGGAGGTTCCTTGGAGAGCCCTGCAGCGTCCCAGTGCATCTCAGGAGAAGGTGAAATAATCTGTCCTTTCTTTACTTATTGCAGTGTTGTTTTGAAGACAAAACATCATTATGGacattttattcttaaataagAGAATGTTAGACAATATTCAAGCCCCCATGTAACTCATTTCAACATAATCAATCACTAAACAATATGACTTGCTTGTTTCCTCACATCCAAGTCATATATGCTCATATAGCAAATACTTTTtggatgtaaaaaaatatatataccaCTAAGCAGTTGTTGTGACGCATAGTTCGACGTTTAAATTACTAAACTTTACTTTATACCATCTAAAAAACGTTAAAGCACATTTGAATGGAAATGCAACTGTTCACCTTGACCAAGGCAATCAAGAATGGATTTTAAGGAGGCTTATAGACCCGGTATGGTTGGTGTGAAATAGGAATAATGTGTTGACCCGTCTCTGGCAATGATGATTTTTCTTCCCAATAATCTTACAGTCCACCTGTGAGACGCCAGTGGGTGAGACGAGACAGACCTGTGCTGCACCCTTCCCTGGTCCAGGATGAGAACTTCCATCATCTGCTCTTCTCCCAGCATCATCAACAGGTTCCTTTAGATGAGTCCAGACAATACAGCCACACCAGCACACCACCACGCATGCTTCACCCTGCTGCTCACCTGCCCCAGCAGAGTCCCATCATGGTGGATCTACATGACCAGGTAAAAGAAGTAGAACAGCCTGGTCGGGAAAGAAGTTAGAGCATGTATTACATATGATTTGCTTTCCTGACTGAACAAATGTTTGTAcagatttaatataaaacttGCAGAGTGTGGTGCAGTTGTATATGAAATATCTTTGTCATAAAGTCTCTGTTTTATGAAGATTGTGGAGTCACCCCATCTCCCCCTCccacgttttgtttttttaaaagatgcacCAGGGACCAGTTCCAATATCATACACTGTTACGACGGTGACGACCCACGGATTTCCTTTCCACACCGGGCAGCCCCTTCCAGGGTGCAACACTCAGCAGCTCCCAGCATGCTCGGTAATGTTCAGCGGAcagctctctctgctctgctgccttcctcctcctgtgagTTTGAAAGGGAAGAGCCCAAATGTCAGTGGCCTCCATGTAGCATACCATACCAGCCATGCAATCTGTCACTGTTAATGACAAATGAGAAATTAAGTGCTGCTGTAACTATGCAGGATTTTTTGATATTCTTGATGTTGCCACAGTTATTAGTAGCAACAGTATAGTCACAATCATATGGTTGTACTTTTAGTTCCTTATTTGTTGAAACAGACTTCACAATAACATCTTGTTTGGTGTAGTGGTAATATTGtcagtgttttggttttatgtaAATGACTCTGTTTACTACAACAGTCTTTCATTATAAATGCCTTACTATGAATTAAAATGAGCCTATTGACCTTGGTTGTTTCAAAGTATTGAGTTTGATTATTGGTATAAACTTAAAAGATAATGgactaaaataaatgtttgccCCTCCTTCTTTTGTTTCCACTCTTCAGCTCATACAGGCATGTACCATGCAGCATATGCCAGTGTCTTATCAAGCCTTTCCACCCCTGATCTCCAGCGAACATTTTGTATTGCACCCAACCCCATCTGTACCCCCCCACCAGCCGCCGCACCTTACTCCCTTGAGCCAGTTTCTCCCTTTACAGCCTCAGCACCCCCGCATGGTGAGTTGTGGATATCttatacacatttatataagttgtgtgtgtgaatatagtCTTATAGctatttttctctccctcctctcagcctCTGCCGAGGGTTGAGAATGAAGTTGACCTTAGAGGGGACCAGCACCCTCTAGGGACCTTCTCCTACCCTCCCTCTCATCACCCACCAGcgctgcctccttctctgcccTTGCAGTATCTTCCTCAAGAGCCTCTGCACCAGGAGCTTCCTTTCGGAGTGGTAAGACAACGTCTCAGACATTTCACAGGGATATTGGCTGTGTACCTACAACTATTAAATAAATCATGGTTTCTATGGAATTTAAGGTCTTAAATTGGCTGCAGGTTTATTTGCAGATATGACCATAACATTGTACAAcaaacagaataataataatatgaatagtAACAACAGCAACAACGATGGTAATGATAACTATAAATGAACAGGATatatcaacaacaaaaataacagacctgtgtgtgcatgtaaagtaaatttattaacaaaatatttCCGCTAACGTCCTATATATTTATGTTAGAGCCTTTTACAGaaattacaataataacaaatatgACCCTCCTAAGTTGTTTTTTGGAAGATAACAGGATATAAGATCTTCACTTATGTTTGGAATAACAAAGTGATCTTGGGCAAGAAAAGGTTGGTGACTACTGCatgaatctgtttgtgtttcttggcAGCCATATCCCCACATGTTGCCCCGACGAGTGAACGGACAGAGATACCGGTTGCAGCAaccgctccctcctcctccaccccctccagCTTACTACCCAGGCTTCCTCCCCTACTTCCTGTGAGTACATTGAAGGACCTGGTTATGAAATATAGAAGCATGAATCATGCAGTTACTTACTCATAAGTAAATTCATGGTTAATACTAGTTTACTGGCCTCAGTGTTTTACTATTTTGTGTCAGAATACCGCAGCTGAGTTTGGCTTAAAAGTGTCTTGTCCTGAATCATCTAAATGGAGTGACAAAGCGCCAGCAACAGTGATTGACTGTCGTAGCCGCTCATTGCTGGTTTGTGTTGCTCATGATCACAGTGAAGTTTGCTCAACAGGTTgtgtctctcactttctctgctCAGGTCAATGCTTCCTGTGCCTCCAACAGCAGTGGGCCCGGCCATCAGTCTGGACCTGGATGTGGATGATGTGGAGATGGAGAACTATGAGGTGAGTGTGGTGGTTAGAGGAAAACAGCATGAAGCCACATGAAATATACAGGTGGCTCCCTCCTGTGGAAAACATTATTCCCCAGTCCATGCAGGTCTGGCAACATGTCGATGGCTGCTCCTTTCTGAGGTTAGATATCGTCAAGCTAACATTAGCTCAGTGTGAGAGTTGAACGTTGGCTAGGATTGGCCAGTGAGTGCTTtccccagaacacacacagtatgCTCTCAAATGTGCTCTGTACACGTAGAGGGCCGGTAAAAACtgtgtgatatttttttttacaattggGCTGGACACCCTACATTTCTGCCCCCACCCTAAGTTGATAGTtgatcagtttgtgtgtctctctctctctctcctcactctctctctccaaaggCATTACTGAATCTTGCAGAGAGGTTGGGTGAAGCAAAACCACGGGGACTCACAAAAGCAGATATAGAGCAACTCCCGTCCTACAGATTCAACTTGGAGAGTCATCTATCTGAACAAACGCTGTAAGGCA harbors:
- the rnf44 gene encoding RING finger protein 44 isoform X1, whose protein sequence is MRPWEIAVNRLPPTAPLNPRRFLGEPCSVPVHLRRSPPVRRQWVRRDRPVLHPSLVQDENFHHLLFSQHHQQVPLDESRQYSHTSTPPRMLHPAAHLPQQSPIMVDLHDQMHQGPVPISYTVTTVTTHGFPFHTGQPLPGCNTQQLPACSVMFSGQLSLLCCLPPPLIQACTMQHMPVSYQAFPPLISSEHFVLHPTPSVPPHQPPHLTPLSQFLPLQPQHPRMPLPRVENEVDLRGDQHPLGTFSYPPSHHPPALPPSLPLQYLPQEPLHQELPFGVPYPHMLPRRVNGQRYRLQQPLPPPPPPPAYYPGFLPYFLSMLPVPPTAVGPAISLDLDVDDVEMENYEALLNLAERLGEAKPRGLTKADIEQLPSYRFNLESHLSEQTLCVVCFSDFECRQLLRVLPCNHEFHAKCVDKWLKTNRTCPICRADASDVHREVE
- the rnf44 gene encoding RING finger protein 44 isoform X2, with translation MRPWEIAVNRLPPTAPLNPRRFLGEPCSVPVHLRRSPPVRRQWVRRDRPVLHPSLVQDENFHHLLFSQHHQQVPLDESRQYSHTSTPPRMLHPAAHLPQQSPIMVDLHDQMHQGPVPISYTVTTVTTHGFPFHTGQPLPGCNTQQLPACSLIQACTMQHMPVSYQAFPPLISSEHFVLHPTPSVPPHQPPHLTPLSQFLPLQPQHPRMPLPRVENEVDLRGDQHPLGTFSYPPSHHPPALPPSLPLQYLPQEPLHQELPFGVPYPHMLPRRVNGQRYRLQQPLPPPPPPPAYYPGFLPYFLSMLPVPPTAVGPAISLDLDVDDVEMENYEALLNLAERLGEAKPRGLTKADIEQLPSYRFNLESHLSEQTLCVVCFSDFECRQLLRVLPCNHEFHAKCVDKWLKTNRTCPICRADASDVHREVE